The Harpia harpyja isolate bHarHar1 chromosome 10, bHarHar1 primary haplotype, whole genome shotgun sequence genome includes a region encoding these proteins:
- the LOC128146926 gene encoding core histone macro-H2A.2: MSGRSGKKKMSKLSRSSRAGVIFPVGRMMRYLKKGTYKYRIGVGAPVYMAAVIEYLAAEILELAGNAARDNKKGRIAPRHILLAVANDEELNQLLKGVTIASGGVLPRIQPELLAKKRGAKGKSETILSPTPEKKGRKAMVNKKSGKKAKSTKARTPKKNKQKDNEKEGASNSTSEDGPGDGFTILSSKSLVPGQKLSLTQSDISHIGSMKVEGIVHPTTAEIDLKEEIGKALEKAGGKEFLETVKELRKSQGPLEVAEAALTQSSGLAAKFVIHCHIPQWGSDKCEEQLEETIKNCLTAAEDKKLKSVAFPPFPSGRNCFPKQTAAQVTLRAISTHFDGTSSSSLKNIYFLLFDSESIGIYVQEMAKLDTK; the protein is encoded by the exons ATGTCAGGCCgaagtgggaagaagaaaatgtccAAACTCTCACGCTCAAGCAGGGCGGGCGTTATTTTCCCTGTGGGGAGAATGATGCGCTACTTAAAGAAAGGAACATACAAGTACCGGATAGGTGTTGGAGCACCAGTTTACATGGCAGCCGTCATAGAGTACCTAGCAG CTGAAATTCTAGAATTAGCAGGAAATGCAGCGCGAGACAACAAGAAAGGGAGAATTGCCCCCAGACACATCCTCCTGGCAGTTGCAAATGATGAGGAACTGAATCAG TTGCTAAAAGGTGTGACTATCGCAAGTGGAGGTGTCCTGCCCAGAATTCAGCCAGAGCTTCTAGCCAAGAAACGGGGTGCCAAAGGCAAATCTGAGACCATCCTTTCCCCTACTcctgagaagaagggaaggaaagccaTGGTAAACAAAAAGAGTGGGAAGAAGGCAAAGTCTACCAAGGCCCGGACACCCAAAAAG AACAAACAAAAGGACAATGAAAAAGAAGGTGCTTCAAATTCAACATCTGAAGATGGACCTGGGGATGGTTTCACTATCTTGTCCTCTAAGAGCCTTGTGCCAGGACAAAAG CTTTCTCTGACACAGAGTGACATCAGCCATATTGGCTCCATGAAAGTAGAAGGCATTGTTCACCCTACAACTGCTGAAATAGACCTCAAGGAGGAAATAG GCAAGGCATTGGAAAAGGCTGGAGGGAAAGAGTTTTTAGAAACGGTGAAAGAGCTTCGCAAATCTCAAGGACCTTTGGAAGTTGCTGAAG CTGCACTTACTCAGTCTAGCGGCCTAGCAGCAAAGTTTGTCATCCACTGTCACATCCCACAGTGGGGCTCAGACAAGTGTGAAGAGCAGCTTGAAGAGACTATAAAGAACTGCTTAACAGCCGCAGAAGACAAGAAGTTGAAATCCGTggctttccccccgtttcccagTGGCAG AAACTGCTTCCCAAAACAGACGGCAGCCCAGGTGACTCTAAGAGCTATTTCCACCCATTTTGACGGCACCAGCTCTTCCTCCTTGAAGAACATTTACTTTCTGCTCTTCGACAGTGAAAGTATTGGCATCTATGTGCAAGAAATGGCCAAGCTAGACACTAAGTAG
- the AIFM2 gene encoding ferroptosis suppressor protein 1, protein MGSRVSVDDSVRVVVVGGGFGGTAAASLLKSWAIPFVLVDVRDAFHHNVAALRAAVESGFAKKTFISYSVTFGDSFRQGKVVGIDPGRQQVLLSDGEELHYSHLILATGSDGPFPGKFNKVIDMESAIQTYEDMVKEIEKSECILVVGGGAAGVEMAAEIKTEYPAKEVTLVHSKIALADPELLDSVRQEVKEILLRKGVRLLLSERVSNVENLTPNQFQKDMVVRTEKGTEVVADMVVLCTGIKINSSAYAAAFGDKMASNSALKVNKHLQLEGYENIYAIGDCADLKEPKMAYHAGLHANIVVTNIINSLTHKPLKTYEPGSLTFLLSMGRNDGVGQVNGYYVGRLLVTIAKSRDLFVSKSWKTMGQTMPS, encoded by the exons ATGGGATCCCGGGTGTCCGTGGACGATTCCGTGCGAGTGGTTGTGGTCGGGGGGGGCTTCGGAGGCACGGCGGCCGCCAGCTTGCTCAAGTCGTGGGCCATCCCCTTCGTGCTGGTGGACGTGAGAGATGCTTTTCATCACAACGTCGCTGCCCTCCGTGCCGCCGTGGAGAGTG GATTTGCCAAGAAGACTTTCATCTCCTACTCTGTCACCTTTGGGGACAGCTTCCGACAAGGCAAGGTTGTTGGCATAGACCCTGGGAGGCAACAAGTCTTGCTCAGTGATGGCGAG GAACTTCACTACTCCCATCTCATTCTTGCAACAGGCAGTGATGGGCCATTCCCTGGGAAGTTCAACAAAGTCATTGACATGGAAAGTGCCATCCAGACCTATGAAGACATGGTTAAAGAG ATTGAGAAATCTGAGTGCATCCTGGTAGTGGGAGGTGGTGCTGCTGGAGTCGAGATGGCTGCAGAGATCAAAACAGAGTACCCAGCCAAAGAG GTCACCCTCGTTCACTCAAAAATTGCACTAGCTGATCCAGAGCTGCTAGATAGTGTCCGTCAGGAGGTGAAAGAGATTCTCCTCAGAAAAGGAGTGCGCCTCTTATTAA GTGAAAGGGTCAGCAATGTGGAAAACCTCACACCAAACCAGTTCCAGAAGGACATGGTAGTAAGGACAGAAAAGGGCACAGAGGTGGTTGCTGACATGGTGGTCCTGTGCACGGGGATAAAGATTAACTCTTCAGCATACGCTGCTGCATTTG GGGACAAAATGGCAAGTAACAGTGCTTTGAAAGTTAACAAGCACCTCCAGCTGGAAGGCTATGAGAACATCTATGCCATTGGGGACTGTGCAGATCTGAAAGAACCGAAGATGGCCTACCACGCCGGGCTCCATGCCAACATTGTGGTGACAAATATCATCAACAGCCTGACACATAAGCCTCTTAAAACCTATGAACCAG GGTCACTAACATTCCTGCTTTCAATGGGCAGGAATGATGGTGTAGGCCAGGTGAATGGTTACTATGTGGGACGTCTTTTGGTGACCATCGCTAAGAGCCGGGACCTGTTTGTCTCTAAGAGCTGGAAGACAATGGGACAGACAATGCCCTCTTAA